Proteins from a genomic interval of Streptomyces sp. NBC_00820:
- a CDS encoding 2-hydroxyacid dehydrogenase, with the protein MTRALHHSATGVLLPWPDLDRGYGPWPPGVEVHVWDGVTPDGEPAEDALARIGLWVMPYAVPDAARLLPRLPHLRAVQSLSAGVEKLLPLLPAGVTLHNGRGLHDASTAEHALGLMLAAQRDLPRWVTDQAAGRWEPHFTRSLADARVTIVGYGSIGAALERRLLACEAQVVRVARRARPEEGVHAVADLPGLLPETDIVVLVLPENPDTVGLFGPKELAALPDGALVVNVGRGRTLDTEALLAETRGGRLRAALDVTDPEPLPADHPLWHAPGVLLTPHVAGGSAAFRPRAERLVVDQVRRFAAGQPLLHPFPRD; encoded by the coding sequence ATGACCAGAGCCCTTCACCACTCCGCCACCGGCGTACTGCTCCCCTGGCCCGATCTGGACCGGGGGTACGGCCCCTGGCCCCCGGGGGTGGAGGTGCACGTCTGGGACGGCGTGACGCCGGACGGCGAACCCGCCGAGGACGCGCTGGCCCGCATCGGGCTGTGGGTCATGCCCTACGCCGTGCCCGACGCCGCACGCCTGCTGCCCCGGCTGCCGCACCTGCGGGCGGTGCAGTCGCTCAGCGCCGGTGTCGAGAAACTCCTGCCGCTCCTGCCCGCCGGGGTCACCCTGCACAACGGCCGCGGCCTGCACGACGCCTCCACCGCCGAGCACGCCCTCGGGCTGATGCTCGCCGCGCAGCGGGACCTCCCGCGGTGGGTCACCGACCAGGCCGCCGGCCGCTGGGAACCCCACTTCACGCGCTCCCTCGCCGACGCCCGCGTGACGATCGTCGGCTACGGCTCCATCGGTGCAGCCCTGGAGCGGCGCCTGCTCGCCTGCGAGGCCCAGGTCGTCCGGGTCGCCCGGCGCGCCCGCCCCGAGGAGGGCGTCCACGCCGTGGCCGACCTGCCCGGTCTGCTCCCGGAGACCGACATCGTCGTCCTCGTGCTGCCCGAGAACCCGGACACGGTCGGTCTCTTCGGGCCCAAGGAACTGGCCGCGCTGCCCGACGGAGCGCTCGTGGTCAACGTGGGCCGGGGCCGGACGCTCGACACCGAGGCCCTGCTCGCCGAGACGCGCGGCGGCAGGCTGCGCGCCGCCCTCGACGTCACCGACCCCGAGCCGCTGCCCGCCGACCACCCCTTGTGGCATGCCCCCGGGGTGCTCCTCACCCCCCACGTCGCCGGTGGCTCAGCCGCGTTCCGTCCCCGCGCGGAACGCCTCGTCGTCGACCAGGTCCGGCGCTTCGCCGCCGGGCAGCCGCTGCTCCACCCGTTCCCCCGCGACTGA
- a CDS encoding ATP-binding protein, with amino-acid sequence MSHLRAPAARTDRKEGGRHGRPVARTAPELPETHIRPQLMRLAVLPPVAVALSATAAVMFSIRSTGARTGITLWAVLAAAVTVTVAGILIAAVAADRAARSVTERVGALRRSAARGEADLRGLVEAMRRGDTPPQRKPRRRPPADADDFELLAADLARAHDGAVTAVVQAAQLSSHTGSEQKLEVFVNLARRLQSLVHREISILDDLENEIEDPDLLKGLFHVDHLATRIRRHAENLAVLGGAVSRRQWSNPVDMTEVLRSAIAEVEQYSRVKLVPPIDGELRGHAVADVIHLLAELVENATVFSAPHTQVLLRANLVTSGLAVEVEDRGLGMPVGEQTRMNALLADPDQVNVASLLADGRIGLYVVSQLARRHGISVRLQTNIYGGVQAVLVVPQALLGTAPGVLGAGAGAGAGAGVGTGFGSGSGSGSDTGVHGVLEAAGDARMPVPPQQLPSGADAVAKAGVNGSGQPPATGRRRHAQRGGGRGGAGKNGGAENAGTPPPLPVRGAQEQRPNPAEAVPGISAEHRPVVEAHAGAVPTPRDGVVRGTMDKPQLPRRRAQEHIVPQLRGGPAPRQDGDTVPGHDPGLMAAFQRGIGLAEAQQHMEAAESAEQAYGESYPVEAAYMEPTPMGAAPMEPAHIEAAPMGSVDGVPAYLGSADTDAGHTDAAHMDAVHTDSVSMEPADGAAYVLETTGTNSAHMNSAHMGVAHLNAAHMNAVHMGSAPMELSCIEPANGERTYTDPTPASTTPASPTPVDPLNAVPASQPHVHTPAPAAAPDAAPEAAGRSDGSATAG; translated from the coding sequence ATGTCTCATCTCCGTGCACCGGCCGCCCGAACCGACCGCAAAGAAGGCGGCCGGCACGGACGGCCGGTCGCCCGAACCGCTCCCGAACTGCCCGAGACACACATACGGCCCCAGCTCATGCGGCTCGCCGTGCTCCCGCCCGTCGCGGTCGCGCTCAGCGCCACCGCGGCCGTCATGTTCAGCATCCGTTCCACGGGAGCGCGTACCGGCATCACCCTCTGGGCGGTCCTGGCCGCGGCCGTCACCGTGACCGTCGCGGGCATCCTCATCGCCGCCGTGGCCGCCGACCGCGCCGCCCGTTCGGTCACCGAGCGCGTCGGGGCCCTGCGCCGCAGCGCCGCGCGCGGCGAGGCCGACCTGCGGGGTCTCGTGGAGGCCATGCGCCGGGGCGACACCCCGCCGCAGCGCAAGCCGCGCCGCAGACCGCCCGCGGACGCGGACGACTTCGAGCTGCTCGCCGCCGACCTGGCGCGCGCGCACGACGGCGCAGTCACCGCCGTCGTGCAGGCCGCCCAGCTCTCCAGCCACACCGGCAGCGAGCAGAAGCTCGAAGTCTTCGTCAACCTCGCACGACGCCTCCAGTCCCTCGTGCACCGCGAGATCTCGATCCTCGACGACCTCGAGAACGAGATCGAGGACCCCGACCTGCTCAAGGGCCTCTTCCACGTCGACCACCTGGCGACCCGCATCCGCCGCCACGCCGAGAACCTCGCCGTCCTCGGCGGCGCGGTCTCCCGGCGGCAGTGGAGCAACCCCGTCGACATGACCGAGGTGCTGCGCTCCGCCATCGCCGAGGTCGAGCAGTACTCGCGGGTCAAACTGGTGCCGCCCATCGACGGCGAACTGCGCGGCCACGCCGTCGCCGACGTCATCCATCTGCTCGCCGAACTCGTCGAGAACGCCACGGTGTTCTCCGCGCCGCACACCCAGGTCCTGCTGCGCGCCAACCTCGTCACCTCCGGGCTCGCCGTGGAGGTCGAGGACCGCGGACTCGGCATGCCGGTCGGCGAACAGACCAGGATGAACGCCCTGCTCGCCGACCCCGACCAGGTCAACGTGGCCAGCCTCCTGGCCGACGGCCGCATCGGGCTGTACGTCGTCTCACAGCTCGCCCGCCGGCACGGCATCAGCGTGCGCCTGCAGACCAACATCTACGGCGGCGTCCAGGCCGTACTCGTCGTCCCGCAGGCGTTGCTGGGGACGGCGCCGGGTGTGCTTGGTGCGGGTGCGGGTGCGGGTGCGGGTGCGGGTGTCGGTACCGGTTTTGGTTCCGGTTCCGGTTCCGGTTCCGACACCGGTGTGCATGGGGTGCTGGAGGCGGCGGGGGACGCGCGGATGCCCGTCCCTCCGCAGCAACTTCCGTCCGGGGCGGACGCGGTGGCCAAGGCGGGCGTGAACGGTTCCGGTCAGCCACCGGCCACCGGCCGGCGGCGGCACGCGCAGCGCGGCGGCGGCAGGGGCGGTGCCGGGAAGAACGGCGGCGCCGAGAACGCGGGCACACCGCCGCCGCTCCCGGTACGGGGCGCCCAGGAGCAGCGGCCCAACCCTGCCGAGGCCGTCCCCGGCATCAGCGCCGAGCACCGTCCCGTGGTCGAGGCCCACGCCGGTGCCGTGCCCACCCCGCGCGACGGAGTGGTCCGCGGCACCATGGACAAACCCCAACTGCCCCGCCGGCGCGCCCAGGAGCACATCGTGCCCCAGCTGCGCGGCGGCCCCGCCCCCCGCCAGGACGGTGACACGGTCCCCGGGCACGACCCCGGCCTGATGGCCGCCTTCCAGCGCGGGATCGGACTGGCCGAGGCACAGCAGCACATGGAGGCCGCGGAGTCGGCGGAGCAGGCGTACGGGGAGTCGTATCCCGTGGAGGCGGCGTACATGGAGCCGACACCCATGGGGGCGGCCCCTATGGAGCCGGCACACATTGAGGCGGCACCCATGGGGTCGGTGGACGGCGTGCCGGCATACCTGGGTTCGGCGGACACGGATGCCGGGCACACAGACGCCGCGCACATGGATGCCGTGCACACGGACTCCGTGTCCATGGAGCCGGCCGACGGGGCGGCGTACGTCCTGGAGACGACAGGAACGAATTCCGCGCACATGAACTCCGCGCACATGGGTGTTGCGCACCTGAACGCGGCGCACATGAACGCCGTGCACATGGGTTCCGCGCCCATGGAGCTGTCCTGCATCGAACCCGCGAACGGGGAGAGGACCTACACGGATCCCACGCCCGCATCCACCACCCCCGCATCCCCCACCCCCGTGGACCCCCTGAACGCGGTCCCCGCGTCTCAGCCGCACGTCCACACGCCGGCCCCCGCAGCCGCGCCCGACGCGGCGCCCGAGGCCGCCGGCCGATCCGACGGGAGCGCAACGGCCGGATGA
- a CDS encoding roadblock/LC7 domain-containing protein translates to MASDAPSAHASDLDWLLSGLVQRVPHTGSAVLLSCDGLVKAVHGLDPDSSDHMAALASGLYSLGRSAGIRFGDGGDVRQVVVELDSTLLFVTTAGSGTCLAVLAGREADAAVLGYEMAMLVKSVRPYLVTAPRQHAVEPTVMRP, encoded by the coding sequence ATGGCGAGCGATGCGCCGAGCGCCCACGCGTCCGACCTCGACTGGCTGCTCAGCGGCCTCGTGCAGCGCGTACCGCACACCGGCAGCGCGGTGCTCCTGTCCTGCGACGGACTGGTGAAGGCCGTGCACGGTCTCGACCCCGACAGCTCCGACCACATGGCGGCCCTGGCCTCCGGGCTGTACTCCCTCGGCCGGAGCGCGGGCATCCGGTTCGGCGACGGCGGGGACGTCCGGCAGGTGGTCGTCGAGCTCGACTCGACGCTGCTGTTCGTCACCACGGCCGGCTCCGGCACCTGTCTCGCCGTGCTCGCAGGCAGGGAGGCCGACGCCGCCGTGCTCGGCTACGAGATGGCGATGCTGGTCAAGAGCGTGCGCCCCTACCTGGTGACCGCCCCCCGGCAACACGCCGTCGAACCCACGGTGATGAGGCCTTGA
- a CDS encoding DUF742 domain-containing protein — protein sequence MAAAGDGPWLDDAAGRLVRPFTVSNGRTEPSIALDLMSQVMATGVTPLGYLGPEHAQALNLGRAPVSVAEVAAHLKLPAVVTKVLLSDLVDCGALTTKPPAFHHNPTDRSLLEAVLDGLRRQL from the coding sequence GTGGCCGCAGCCGGCGACGGGCCCTGGCTGGACGACGCGGCCGGGCGGCTGGTGCGCCCGTTCACGGTCAGCAACGGCCGTACCGAGCCGAGCATCGCCCTGGACCTGATGTCGCAGGTGATGGCCACCGGGGTCACCCCGCTCGGCTACCTCGGCCCCGAGCACGCGCAGGCGCTGAACCTGGGCCGCGCGCCCGTCTCGGTCGCCGAGGTCGCCGCGCATCTGAAACTGCCCGCCGTGGTCACCAAGGTGCTGCTCTCGGACCTCGTCGACTGCGGGGCGCTGACCACCAAGCCCCCCGCGTTCCACCACAACCCCACTGACCGGTCTCTGCTGGAGGCAGTGCTCGATGGACTACGACGACAGCTCTGA
- a CDS encoding GTP-binding protein: MDYDDSSDPFPTALKILVAGGFGVGKTTFVGAVSEIAPLSTEELLTTVGAATDNLDGIENKVETTVAMDFGRITLDPEHVLYLFGTPGQERFWFMWDELSEGALGAVILADTRRLEECFAAVDFFEERGLGFVIAVNEFDGAFRYEPDEVRAALDLDPGIPVVRCDARISSSGVQTLLTLVRHLIAHAPAPAPSHGAHM, from the coding sequence ATGGACTACGACGACAGCTCTGACCCGTTCCCCACCGCGCTCAAGATCCTGGTCGCGGGCGGGTTCGGGGTCGGCAAGACCACCTTCGTGGGAGCGGTCAGCGAGATCGCGCCGCTCAGCACGGAGGAACTGCTCACCACGGTCGGCGCAGCCACGGACAACCTCGACGGCATCGAGAACAAGGTCGAGACGACGGTCGCCATGGACTTCGGGCGGATCACGCTCGATCCGGAGCACGTCCTCTACCTGTTCGGCACGCCGGGGCAGGAGCGGTTCTGGTTCATGTGGGACGAGCTGTCGGAAGGGGCGCTCGGCGCGGTCATCCTCGCCGACACGCGCCGCCTGGAGGAGTGCTTCGCGGCCGTGGACTTCTTCGAGGAGCGCGGCCTCGGCTTCGTCATCGCCGTCAACGAGTTCGACGGTGCGTTCCGTTACGAACCGGACGAGGTGCGCGCGGCCCTCGACCTCGACCCCGGCATCCCGGTCGTCCGCTGCGACGCCCGGATCTCCAGCTCCGGTGTGCAGACCCTGCTCACCCTCGTACGTCATCTCATCGCCCACGCCCCGGCGCCCGCACCCAGCCACGGCGCCCACATGTGA
- a CDS encoding GAF domain-containing protein, whose translation MSYEPARPVRGLLLTPEDKEAPARISRLRRMGLGDWPEPALDDFADQLARLTGAPYAMVNFVGQDHQFFAGLSTPPAAPVVREDGSRPEIGRTLPRGHGFCLHVVVRRKALVLEDVRDYPRFAGNPVVDDYGIRSYLGAPLTDGSGMVLGTVCAADTAPRAWGRSGLDTIKALAADLAVRIQRAADDGLPV comes from the coding sequence ATGAGCTACGAGCCCGCCCGGCCGGTCCGGGGCCTGCTGCTCACTCCCGAGGACAAGGAAGCCCCCGCCCGGATATCCCGGCTGCGCCGGATGGGGCTGGGGGACTGGCCCGAACCCGCCCTGGACGACTTCGCGGACCAGCTCGCCCGGCTCACCGGGGCGCCGTACGCCATGGTCAACTTCGTGGGCCAGGACCACCAGTTCTTCGCGGGTCTCAGCACCCCGCCGGCCGCGCCGGTGGTCCGGGAGGACGGCAGCAGGCCCGAGATCGGCCGCACGCTGCCGCGTGGCCATGGCTTCTGCCTCCATGTGGTGGTCCGCCGTAAGGCCCTGGTGCTGGAGGACGTCCGCGACTACCCCCGCTTCGCCGGCAACCCGGTCGTCGACGACTACGGCATCCGCTCCTATCTCGGTGCCCCGCTGACCGACGGCTCGGGCATGGTGCTCGGCACCGTGTGCGCCGCGGACACAGCGCCCCGGGCCTGGGGCAGGTCCGGGCTGGACACCATCAAGGCACTCGCCGCCGATCTCGCCGTACGCATCCAGCGGGCCGCCGACGACGGGCTGCCCGTCTGA
- the tdh gene encoding L-threonine 3-dehydrogenase gives MKALVKDKAEPGLWLTDVPEPAIGAGDVLIKVMRTGICGTDLHIRAWDGWAQQAIRTPLVLGHEFVGQVVETGRDVTDISVGDRVSGEGHLVCGKCRNCLAGRRHLCRATVGLGVGRDGAFAEYVALPASNVWVHRVPVDLDIAAIFDPFGNAVHTALSFPLVGEDVLITGAGPIGLMAAAVARHAGARNVVVTDVSEERLDLARKIGATLALNVSQTTIADGQRQLGLREGFDIGLEMSGRGEAMRDMIANMTHGGRIAMLGLPAQEFPVDWARVVTSMITIKGIYGREMFETWYAMSVLLEGGLDLAPVITGRYAYQDFEEAFADAASGTGGKIILDWTV, from the coding sequence TTGAAGGCGCTGGTCAAGGACAAGGCGGAGCCCGGGCTCTGGCTCACGGACGTACCGGAGCCGGCCATCGGTGCCGGTGACGTACTGATCAAGGTCATGCGGACCGGTATCTGCGGCACCGACCTGCACATCCGCGCCTGGGACGGCTGGGCCCAGCAGGCCATCCGCACCCCGCTCGTGCTCGGACACGAGTTCGTGGGCCAGGTCGTGGAGACCGGCCGCGACGTCACCGACATCAGCGTCGGCGACCGGGTCAGTGGCGAGGGCCACCTGGTGTGCGGCAAGTGCCGCAACTGCCTGGCCGGACGCCGCCACCTGTGCCGGGCCACCGTCGGCCTCGGTGTCGGCCGCGACGGCGCGTTCGCCGAGTACGTCGCGCTGCCCGCGTCGAACGTCTGGGTGCACCGCGTCCCCGTCGACCTCGACATCGCCGCGATCTTCGACCCGTTCGGCAACGCCGTGCACACCGCGCTGTCCTTCCCGCTGGTCGGCGAGGACGTCCTGATCACCGGCGCGGGCCCGATCGGCCTGATGGCCGCCGCCGTGGCCCGGCACGCGGGCGCCCGCAACGTCGTCGTCACCGACGTCAGCGAGGAGCGCCTGGACCTGGCCCGCAAGATCGGCGCGACCCTCGCCCTGAACGTCTCGCAGACCACGATCGCCGACGGACAGCGCCAACTGGGCCTGCGCGAGGGCTTCGACATCGGCCTGGAGATGTCCGGCCGCGGCGAGGCCATGCGCGACATGATCGCCAACATGACGCACGGCGGCCGGATCGCCATGCTCGGCCTGCCGGCCCAGGAGTTCCCGGTCGACTGGGCCCGGGTCGTCACCTCGATGATCACCATCAAGGGCATCTACGGCCGGGAGATGTTCGAGACCTGGTACGCGATGTCGGTGCTGCTGGAGGGCGGACTGGACCTCGCCCCCGTGATCACCGGCCGGTACGCCTACCAGGACTTCGAGGAGGCCTTCGCCGACGCGGCGAGCGGCACCGGCGGCAAGATCATCCTCGACTGGACCGTGTAA
- a CDS encoding glycine C-acetyltransferase translates to MFDSVRDDLRATLDEIRAAGLHKPERVIGSPQSATVSVSAGGRPGEVLNFCANNYLGLADHPEVITAAHEALDRWGYGMASVRFICGTQEVHKELEARLSAFLGQEDTILYSSCFDANGGVFETLLGEEDAVISDALNHASIIDGIRLSKARRFRYANRDLADLEAKLKAATEAGARRKLIVTDGVFSMDGYVAPLAEICDLADRYDAMVMVDDSHAVGFVGPTGRGTPELHGVMDRVDIITGTLGKALGGASGGYVAARAEIVALLRQRSRPYLFSNTLAPVIAAASLKVLDLLESAADLRVRLAENTALFRSRMTEEGFDILPGDHAIAPVMIGDAAEAARMAELLLERGVYVIGFSYPVVPQGQARIRVQLSAAHSTEDVDRAVDAFVAARAELAA, encoded by the coding sequence ATGTTCGACTCCGTCCGCGACGATCTGCGCGCCACCCTCGACGAGATCCGCGCCGCCGGCCTGCACAAGCCCGAGCGGGTCATCGGCAGCCCGCAGTCCGCGACCGTCAGCGTCAGCGCCGGCGGCCGCCCCGGCGAGGTCCTCAACTTCTGCGCCAACAACTACCTCGGCCTGGCCGACCACCCCGAGGTGATCACCGCCGCCCACGAGGCGCTGGACCGCTGGGGCTACGGCATGGCCTCCGTGCGCTTCATCTGCGGCACCCAGGAGGTCCACAAGGAGCTGGAGGCCCGCCTGTCGGCGTTCCTCGGCCAGGAGGACACGATCCTCTACTCCTCCTGCTTCGACGCCAACGGCGGCGTCTTCGAGACCCTGCTCGGCGAGGAGGACGCGGTCATCTCCGACGCCCTCAACCACGCCTCCATCATCGACGGCATCCGCCTGTCCAAGGCCCGCCGCTTCCGCTACGCCAACCGTGACCTCGCGGACCTGGAGGCCAAGCTCAAGGCGGCGACCGAGGCCGGCGCGCGCCGGAAGCTGATCGTCACCGACGGCGTCTTCTCCATGGACGGCTACGTCGCCCCGCTCGCCGAGATCTGCGACCTCGCCGACCGCTACGACGCGATGGTCATGGTCGACGACTCGCACGCCGTCGGCTTCGTCGGCCCGACCGGCCGCGGCACGCCCGAGCTGCACGGCGTCATGGACCGCGTCGACATCATCACCGGCACCCTCGGCAAGGCCCTCGGCGGTGCCTCCGGCGGCTACGTCGCCGCCCGCGCCGAGATCGTCGCCCTGCTGCGTCAGCGCTCGCGCCCGTACCTGTTCTCCAACACCCTCGCCCCGGTCATCGCCGCCGCCTCCCTGAAGGTCCTCGACCTGCTGGAGTCGGCCGCCGACCTGCGCGTGCGCCTCGCCGAGAACACGGCCCTGTTCCGCAGCCGGATGACCGAGGAGGGCTTCGACATCCTCCCCGGCGACCACGCCATCGCGCCCGTCATGATCGGCGACGCGGCCGAGGCGGCCCGCATGGCGGAGCTGCTGCTGGAGCGCGGTGTGTACGTGATCGGCTTCTCCTACCCGGTCGTCCCGCAGGGTCAGGCCCGCATCCGCGTCCAGCTGTCCGCCGCGCACTCCACCGAGGACGTCGACCGTGCCGTGGACGCCTTCGTCGCCGCGCGCGCCGAGCTGGCAGCCTGA
- a CDS encoding LysR family transcriptional regulator yields the protein MIEARRLHILRAVADHRTVTAAAAALYLTPSAVSQQLTALEQETGHRLVDRGAKGVRLTPAGEILLSHTNAVLAQLERAEAELAAYGSGEAGAVTVAAFATGIAQVVAPAVARLAAAAPGVRVRVQDAEGDESLSMVLDRQVDVAVAVEYRGAPPADDPRFTYVPLYAEPFDAVVSVGHRLADAAVFPLAELSKDPWIGPYPGNPCHDVVVLACESAGFQPRLEHSSDDFRAVVALASAGAGVALVPRSALRGMDLTDVVVHPVGGVAPTRRVFAAVRRGAEQHPLIRPVLEALGRAARA from the coding sequence ATGATCGAAGCGCGGCGGCTCCACATCCTCCGTGCGGTGGCCGACCACCGCACGGTCACGGCGGCGGCCGCCGCGCTGTACCTCACCCCCTCCGCCGTCTCCCAGCAGCTGACGGCCCTGGAGCAGGAGACCGGCCATCGCCTGGTCGACCGCGGCGCGAAGGGCGTCCGGCTCACCCCGGCCGGCGAGATCCTGCTCAGCCACACCAACGCCGTTCTCGCCCAGCTGGAACGGGCTGAGGCGGAGCTGGCCGCCTACGGCTCGGGGGAGGCCGGCGCGGTCACCGTCGCGGCCTTCGCGACCGGCATCGCCCAGGTCGTCGCCCCCGCCGTGGCCCGCCTCGCCGCGGCCGCGCCCGGTGTCCGCGTCCGGGTCCAGGACGCGGAGGGCGACGAGAGCCTGTCGATGGTCCTGGACCGGCAGGTGGACGTGGCGGTCGCCGTCGAGTACCGGGGTGCGCCGCCCGCGGACGACCCCCGCTTCACTTACGTCCCGCTCTACGCCGAGCCCTTCGACGCGGTCGTATCGGTCGGCCACCGTCTCGCGGACGCCGCCGTGTTCCCCCTCGCCGAACTGTCCAAGGACCCGTGGATCGGCCCCTACCCCGGCAATCCCTGCCACGACGTGGTCGTCCTCGCCTGCGAGAGCGCCGGGTTCCAGCCCCGCCTCGAGCACTCCTCCGACGACTTCCGCGCCGTGGTCGCCCTGGCCTCGGCGGGCGCGGGCGTGGCCCTCGTACCCCGCTCGGCCCTGCGCGGCATGGACCTCACGGACGTGGTCGTCCACCCCGTCGGCGGGGTGGCGCCGACCCGGCGCGTCTTCGCGGCCGTACGCCGGGGAGCGGAGCAGCACCCGCTCATCCGCCCGGTGCTGGAGGCGCTGGGGCGCGCGGCGCGGGCTTAG